The Streptomyces aurantiacus genome includes a region encoding these proteins:
- a CDS encoding TlyA family RNA methyltransferase: MAGVARRRLDAELVRRKLARSREHAGQLIAAGRVSVGKTLATKPATQVETAAAIVVTQDDNDPDYVSRGGHKLAGALEAFVPLGLEVEGRRALDAGASTGGFTDVLLRAGVAHVVAVDVGYGQLAWSLRSDERVTVKDRTNVRELTLEAIDGEPVDLVVGDLSFIPLGLVLPALVRCAAPGADLVMMVKPQFEVGRERLGSGGVVRSPELRADAVRGVARQAGELGLGVQGVTASPLPGPSGNVEYFLWLRAGAPALDPADVDRAVAEGPR; encoded by the coding sequence GTGGCAGGAGTGGCACGACGCCGCCTCGACGCCGAACTGGTCCGACGCAAGCTCGCCCGCTCGCGCGAGCACGCCGGACAGCTGATCGCCGCCGGCCGGGTCTCCGTCGGCAAGACCCTCGCGACCAAACCCGCCACCCAGGTGGAGACCGCCGCGGCCATCGTGGTCACCCAGGACGACAACGACCCCGACTACGTCTCGCGAGGCGGCCACAAGCTCGCCGGGGCACTGGAGGCGTTCGTTCCGCTCGGCCTGGAGGTCGAGGGGCGGCGGGCTCTGGACGCCGGCGCCTCGACCGGCGGGTTCACCGACGTGCTGCTGCGCGCGGGCGTCGCGCACGTCGTCGCCGTGGACGTCGGCTACGGGCAGTTGGCGTGGTCTCTCCGAAGCGATGAACGCGTCACCGTCAAAGACCGTACGAACGTACGCGAGTTGACGTTGGAGGCGATCGATGGGGAGCCGGTGGATCTTGTTGTCGGTGACTTGTCCTTCATCCCGCTCGGCCTGGTGCTGCCCGCCCTTGTGCGGTGCGCGGCACCCGGAGCCGACCTGGTGATGATGGTCAAGCCGCAGTTCGAGGTGGGCAGGGAACGGCTCGGGAGCGGCGGAGTCGTCCGCAGCCCCGAGTTGCGGGCCGACGCCGTGCGCGGCGTGGCCCGGCAGGCGGGGGAACTGGGGCTCGGGGTGCAGGGTGTGACGGCCAGTCCGCTGCCCGGCCCCTCCGGGAATGTCGAGTATTTTCTGTGGCTGCGTGCCGGGGCACCCGCACTGGACCCGGCCGACGTTGACCGTGCTGTGGCGGAGGGGCCGCGTTGA
- a CDS encoding NAD kinase, which yields MTQTRARTVFLLAHTGRPAAIRSAELVVEGLLRSGLGVRVLEAEAADLPLPPTVELVKEATPECLDGCELLIVLGGDGTLLRGAEFARASGVPMLGVNLGRVGFLAEAERDDLDKVVDRVVTKSYEVEERMTVDVVVHSNGDVVHTDWALNEAAVQKVSAEKLLEVVLEIDGRPVTGFGCDGIVCATPTGSTAYAFSAGGPVVWPEVEALLMVPISAHALFAKPLVTSPNSVLAVEILPHIPPGVLWCDGRRTIELPPGARVEVRRGSVPVRLARLHHASFTDRLVAKFALPVAGWRGAPH from the coding sequence TTGACTCAGACCCGAGCTCGTACTGTTTTCCTGCTCGCCCACACCGGACGGCCCGCGGCCATCCGCAGCGCCGAGCTCGTCGTCGAGGGGCTCCTGCGCTCCGGGCTCGGCGTACGGGTCCTGGAGGCGGAGGCGGCCGACCTGCCGCTGCCACCGACGGTGGAACTCGTCAAGGAGGCGACTCCGGAGTGCCTCGACGGATGTGAGCTGCTGATCGTCCTCGGCGGTGACGGGACGCTGCTGCGCGGTGCCGAGTTCGCCCGGGCCTCCGGGGTGCCGATGCTCGGAGTGAACCTGGGCCGGGTCGGCTTCCTCGCCGAGGCCGAGCGCGACGACCTCGACAAGGTCGTCGACCGGGTGGTGACCAAGTCGTACGAGGTCGAGGAGCGCATGACCGTCGATGTCGTCGTGCACAGCAACGGCGACGTCGTGCACACGGACTGGGCGCTCAACGAGGCCGCCGTGCAGAAGGTATCCGCCGAGAAGCTCCTCGAGGTCGTCCTGGAGATCGACGGGCGGCCCGTCACCGGCTTCGGCTGCGACGGGATCGTGTGCGCGACACCGACCGGGTCGACGGCGTACGCGTTCTCCGCGGGCGGGCCCGTGGTGTGGCCGGAGGTCGAGGCGCTGCTCATGGTGCCGATCAGCGCGCACGCCCTGTTCGCCAAGCCGCTGGTGACCTCGCCGAACTCGGTGCTGGCCGTGGAGATCCTGCCGCACATCCCGCCCGGGGTCCTGTGGTGCGACGGCCGCCGCACGATCGAGCTGCCGCCCGGCGCACGTGTCGAGGTCCGCCGCGGGTCGGTGCCGGTGCGGCTGGCACGGCTGCACCACGCGTCGTTCACCGACCGGCTCGTCGCCAAGTTCGCGCTGCCGGTGGCCGGTTGGCGGGGCGCCCCGCACTGA